In the genome of Helicobacter colisuis, the window GAAAATGTGCAAAAAAGTGCGGATATTGTAGCAAAAAGTGGAAATGAATTGTTAAATTCCTTGCGTTTTAATGAAGTGGATTGGACAATTGTAGTAAAGAGGGTTTGTTAATGTTAAGAGAGTTTTTTGAGATTTATTGCCAAAATGGCGGAGAAATTACTCCCCTTAGTCAATATTTAAAAGAAGAGCAAAAAGGTGCAGCGGTTTTGCTAGGTGGATTTATTTTGGATTTTTTAGACAAAATTCCAACTTTGGCAACACAAAAGAATGTTTTTTTATTAAGCCCTTTAAATTTTAATCCAAACTTCAATATAAAGCAGTTTTTATACGAAGTGGGTTGTGAAGAATCAGTTTTAGCTCTTTTAGCAGAATTCTTATTGCAAGATGAAGTGATCAAAAATCAAAGCTTTATTAAAGAGCTTGATATTGGATATTTGGCTTCAGAAATTAATTTGGCAGAAGAAGAAATTTTTGAGATTCAAAAAAGCTTTGGAGATAATTTGAAAAATACTTTAATTATCGGAAAAGATGTTGTTACTCATAAAAATGCTAAAAATATTGCAAAGATACTTGCATTATTTTCACAAAGTAAATCTTTAGAAGTAGTTTTTTTAGAAGAAGAGAAGGTATCTGTTTTGCCTCATTATGAAGAAATTTCTAAAATAGGAGAAGTTGGGAGTTTTGATGGTTTAGTCGCGTATTTACACTATGAACATTTAATAAAAACTCCCATACTAAAAGCTTCAAAACAATTTGGGTTAGTTGGAAAAGTAGGAAATGGGGAGAAAATCAAAGTAATTTTTGATAGTTTAGAGGCGTTAGAAGTGGAGTTTTGTGAAAATAAAGAGATTAAAGGAATGGTTGGGATTTTGTCATTACCTAAAAAAGAGAATTTTTGTTTTTGCTATCAAAAAATTAAGCTAGATAAGGTTATGTAATTATGGAAATGATTCAAATTAAAATAGACAATCGTGAAATACTTTGCAAAGAGGGCGAGACTATTTTAAATGTGGCACGCGCTAATGATATTTTTATACCTGCGATCTGCTACCTCTCTTGCTGTTCTCCAACTCTAGCTTGCAAAATGTGTATGGTAGAGGCTGATGGTAAGCGAGTGTATGCTTGTAATGCTAAGGTAAAAGAGGGTATGGAAGTGGTCGTAAATACTCCTGAGATAGAAGAGGAGAGAATTGCGATTATGCAAACCTATGATGTCAATCATCCTTTGCAATGTGGTGTGTGTGATAAGAGTGGGGAGTGTGAATTGCAAAATTACACACATTATGTTGGAATAAGAGAGCAAAAATACGCACTCAAAGATGATTATAAAGCTTTTAATCATTGGGGGCAAACAGTTTATGATCCAAATTTATGTATTGTGTGTGAGCGATGTGTAACATTGTGTAAAGATAAAATAGGCAAAGCTTATATTAAAACCATCAAAAGAGATGGGGAAATGCCTGATAAAGAATACAAAGAAACAATGCCAAAAGATGCTTTTGGAGTTTGGAATAAAGCAAAAAAATCACTCATAGGACCAAGTGGCAGTGGAGATTGTCAGGATTGTGGAGAATGTGCGAGTGTGTGTCCTGTAGGAGCTTTGGGGATTGGGCATTTTCAATATCAATCTAATGCATGGGAGCTAGAAAAGATTCCTAGCACTTGTGTGTATTGTGGAAATGGCTGTCCTTTGACTTATGAAGTCAAGCAAGAGAGCATAAGTGGAGAAAAAAGAAAAATCTATCGTGTTACAAGTGATTGGAACTTTGCAACTCTCTGTCCGGCAGGACGCTTGGCTTTTGAAACTAATCATCAAGAGATTCCTTATGAGACTTTAAAAAACAAAGACGCCTTTAATGCAACCATCGTGGCTTTTAAAGAATCAAAAACCATTCGATTTTTGGGGAATGTTACTAATGAAGAAGCTTTGATTTTGCAAACTTTAAAGCAGAGGTATAATTACCGCTTGGTGTGCGATGAAGTGTTTGCCTTTCAAGAGTTTTTGGCAGAATTTGCTAGTGGCAGTGGAAGTTTGGGCAAAGCCACGCAAAAGGAAATAACTCAAAGCACCTTTGTAATGTGTTTTGGTGGAGCAATGAGCTATGATATGCCAGTGGTAACACATAGCATTAATAATGCTATGAAGCAAAACAAAGGTGCTACTTTGGCATATTTTCATACGATGAGAGATTGTGTGGCAAGTGGGTTTGTTAAACCTGCAAATTTGGTAGAAGCATTTTATAAGCCTCAAAGTGAGGAAGCATTTGCGCTCTTGTTAGCTAGTATTTGTATCCCAGAGATTCCACATTCTCTAAAAGATCAAATCCAAAAATATGAGAAGAAAATCTTTAAAGAAATTATTCAAAGTAATGAAAAATCAGAAACAGCAGAGGAAATTAAAGAAAATAAAGAAATTCTAAGTAGCGAATTGGTGGAATATTGTCTTTTAGAAGAAGCTAATTGTGCTTTTAAAAAGGATAATCTAGAGTTTGATATTGAGGCTTTAAGGAAAATGGCTTTGAGTGCTGAAAATCCGATTTTGATTGTTGGGCTTGATGTGTATCGTGCAAAAAATGCTAAAAATATTGCTCGCATTTTAGCTTTGATTGAAAAATATTCAAAGTTTAAAATTATGCTTTTGCCACCTAGTCCTAATGCACTAGGAATCTCTTTGATTTGTGAGTTAAGCCAAGAAAAAGAAGGCTATACAATAGGCTATAACACAAAAGGAGATTTTAGAATCGGCACAGAAAGTGATAATGTGCTTATTATGCCTTATTTACAAGAACAAGAAGGAACTTTTGTTAATGTAGATAAGCGAGTTGTTCCGCTCTCTAATGCAATTCCCTACAAGGGTTATGAGCTTAATGACATTGCAAAAGAGCTTGGTTTGGACTTGGAGCATACCATTGACTACACGCAAGAATTGCCTATGCAAAAGGGCTTTAGATGTGTGGAGTATGATAGTTTAAAATATGGCTTTTTAAATGATGGGACAGAGATACGCGGTTATTTGCTTAACCCCTTAATTGAAGAAAAAGAGATTAAAGTAGAAGAAGTGCGACTAGATCTGCTAGAATCCTATAATCTCTATGCAAGAGATGCTATGGCGCATTTTTCTAGAGAAACGCTTCAATCACAGCTTTTGTATTCTAAAAATGGATTACAGGTTTCAGAGGCTTTGGCAAAGAGCTTGGGAGTAGAATCAGGCAATCTTGTAGAAGTGATTTTTGATGATTCTAAGGTATTAGCAGTGGAAGTTGTTGTTGATAAAGAAATGGAAGGCGGAATTGCAGCGCTTGGAGTGTGTGGCTTGGAGAAGTTTGAATATTTCCCTCAAAGTCGTTATGCAAGAGCGCAAATAAAGGTTATAAAATGATGGGATTTGTGATTGAGACTTGTATTAAAGTTTTGTTGGTAGTTTTAATATTTTTTGCATTAGCAGGATTTTCAACTTATATTGAGCGTAAAGTTTTGGCTTTTTTTCAAAGAAGACTTGGACCTGCAATAGTGGGACCTTTTGGGATTTTGCAGATTTTAGCAGATGGAATCAAGCTTTTTACAAAAGAGGACATTGTCCCAAGTGGTGCTAATTCTTTGATTTTTAGAATTGCACCAGTGATCACTGCTGCTACGGCTTTTATTGCAATGGCTCCCATTCCATTTTTTCCAGAATTTGAGCTTTTTGGTAGGGTGATTCAGCCGATTATTTCAGATATTAATGTTGGTGTTTTGTTTGTGCTTGGAGTGGGAGCTGCTGGACTTTATGGACCACTTTTAGGGGGGATTAGTGCAAATAGTAAATATTCACTTTTGGGGGCTGCTAGGACAGCAATTCAGCTTTTGAGTTTTGAAGTAGTTTCTGGATTATCGCTTTTAGCACCTATTATGCTTGTTGGTTCTTTGTCACTTGTAGATATTAATCAATATCAAAGCAATGGAATCGCAAATTGGCTTATTTTTTCTCAACCTTTAGCTTTTGTTTTGTTTTTGTTTGCAGGCTATGCGGAGTTAAATCGAACGCCTTTTGATTTGTTGGAGCATGAAGCTGAGATTATAGCAGGGTATGCCACAGAGTATGCAGGAATGCGTTGGGGAATGTTCTTTATTGGAGAGTATGCAAATATGATTACTCTTTCATTTCTTGTTTCGTTGTTATTTTTGGGTGGCTTTAATCCGCTTTGGTTTATTCCTGGTGGGATTGCCATTATCTTAAAAGTAATGTTTTTTATTTTTCTGTTTATGTGGGTTAGAGCAGCATTTCCACACATTAGACCCGATCAACTTATGGGAATGTGCTGGAAAGTCTTGTTTCCTTTAGCACTTTTGAATATTTTAATTACAGGAATTGTTGTTTTAGGTGGTGGTCTATGAGTCGATATGTTAAATTGGTGGATCAAAATCCAAAGCTTAACTATACACAGAAGTTTGTAAAGTTTTGGAATCGTGCATTAAAGGGCGAGTTGTTTGTGGGGCTTTGGTTGGTATTAAAGGAGCTTTTAAAAGCACAAATTCACACGGTGCAGTATCCACTAGAAAAACTACCTTTAAGCCCAAGGTATCGCTCTGTGCATGAATTAAAGCGATTATTGGAGAGTGGAAATGAGCGGTGCATTGGTTGTGGGTTGTGTGAAAAGATTTGTGTTTCTAATTGTATTCGTATGGAAACAGCTTATGGGGAAGATAAGCGCAAGAAAGTTTTAGAATATACCATCAATTTTGGTCGTTGCATTTATTGTGGGCTTTGTGCAGAAGTTTGTCCTGAGTTAGCTATCGTGCATGGCAAGCGCTATGAAAATGCAAGCGAACAGCGAGCCTCGTTTTCTTTAAAAGAGGATATGCTAACGCCTATGGACAAAATACTATCTGGCTTAGATAGTGAATATGAAGGAGTGGGAAGTGTTAGCATAGATGCTGATAAAAAAATCAAAGCAACTCCATTAAAGTATTTAGAAAAATTAGAGCAAAAAGATGAAGAAAAAGGGGTTGAAAATGTTTGAGGCTATTGCTTTTTATGTTTTTAGTGCATTAACTTTAGCAATGTTTTTGGTTGTGGTAAGCACAAGCAGTATTCTTTATGCTTTGAGTGCTTTGGCGGCAGGAATGATTTTTATTTCTGGCTTTTTCTTTTTGCTCGGTGCAGAGTTTTTAGGGGTTGTGCAAATTGTTGTTTATACAGGGGCTATTATCGTGCTTTATGCTTTTGCAATTATGTTTTTTGATGTGCAAAAATTACAAACTGAAAGGGTTGAAAATCCTCGTGTTTTATTTTTATTAACAGGACTTAGTGCCTTGCTTTTGGTAGTGGTTGTAGCTGTTCCCATTGTAAGTGAAAATCTCACTCAACTCTCACCACAGATTCCAATCAATAAAGAAATAGGAAATGTGCAGATGATAGGGTATATGCTTTTTACAAAATTCCTAATTCCTTTTGAAATTGCTGCTATTATGCTTTTGGTGGCAATGATTGCAGGAATTATTTTGGCGGGTAAGGGTATGCAGCATTCTCTTACTTTAAATGAGAGCGAAGAAATACAAGCAAAGGATAAAGAATGATCACACTAAATCATTATTTGATTGTATCGGTTTTAATGTTTGTAATTGGTGTGTTTGGGATATTAAGGCGCAAAAATCTTTTAATGTTATTTTTTTCAACAGAGATTTTGTTAAATGCGGTGAATATCGGCTTAGTTGCCATTGGGTATTACTTGGGGGATTTAAAGGGGCAGCTTTTTGCCTTTTTTATTCTTGCAGTTGCAGCAAGTGAAGTTGCTGTTGGGGTTGGGTTATTGATTGCTTGGCATAAAAAATATCATACGCTTGATTTAGATTCTTTACAAACAATGAAGGGCTAGAGTATGGAATGGATTTTATATATGGCTTTGTTTTCGCCTTTAGTGGGTGCATTTTTTGGGATTCCCTTTGCTTCAAAAAGTAAATTCTTATTTGTAGGAGTATTTGCAACTTTAATGCTAGGGGTTTCGTTTGTAGCCTCTTTAATGCTGTTTGTTTATGCTTTTCAAGGCGGAGTTTTAAAAGTCGTGCTTATGGATTGGATTGGGGCTGGGGGGCTTTATATTCCTTTTGGTTTTTTGATTGATAGTGTAAGTGCGACAATGGTGCTTGTAGTAACGCTTGTTTCTTTATGCGTTCATTTATATTCAATTGGTTATATGAAACACGATGAAAGTTTTAATCGCTTTTTTGTTTATTTGAGTGCTTTTGTGTTTTCTATGCTGATTTTAGTAATGAGCGATAATTTTGCTGGATTGTTTATTGGCTGGGAGGGTGTAGGACTCTGTTCTTGGTTGCTGATTGGCTTTTGGTACGGAAGAGATTCGGCTTCTTTTGCCGCCAATGAGGCGTTTATTATGAATCGGATTGCTGATCTTGGAATGCTGCTTGGAATCTTTTTAATTTACTGGGTGTTTGGCACTTTAAATTATGAAATTGTTTTAAGCAATATTTATGAAGCGCCTTATGGGATTTTAGTAGCAATTGGAATCTTGCTTTTTGTGGGTGCAATGGGTAAGAGTGCGCAGTTTCCACTTCATACTTGGCTTGCCGATGCGATGGAGGGACCAACTCCTGTTTCTGCGCTAATCCATGCTGCAACAATGGTAACAGCTGGGGTTTATCTTGTGGTTAGAGCAAATCCTCTTTATGCGATGATTCCTGAAGTGAGTTTTGCTATTGCTTCTTTAGGGGCTTTTGTAGCTGTTTTTGCAGCGAGTATGGCACTTGTTAATAAGGATTTAAAGCGCATTATTGCTTATTCAACACTCTCGCAGTTGGGTTATATGTTTGTAGCAGCTGGGCTTGGTGCGTATTGGATAGCACTTTTCCACTTAGCCACTCACGCATTTTTTAAATCTTTGTTGTTTTTGGGAGCTGGAAATGTTATGCATGCTATGAATGATAAATTGGATATTACTAAAATGGGAGCTTTGTATAAACCGCTAAAATACACTGCGATTTTAATGATTCTAGCTTCAATTGCATTAGCAGGAATCTATCCTTTCTCTGGCTTTTTCTCCAAAGATAAAATTTTAGAAGCAGCTTTTGGAAGCGAAGCTTATGTGCTTTGGGGAATGTTGCTTGTGGGAGCATTTTTAACCGCTTTTTATAGTTTTAGATTGATTATGCTTGTATTTTTTGTGGAAAAAAGGCACGAAGAAACTCCACACGAAGCTTATCCTTATATGATTTATGCAATGATTCCACTTGGTATTTTGGCGGTTTTTAGTGGTTTGTTTGAATCAAATTTTCACCATTTTATCTTAAAGACTCTGCCCGATTTTGATTCTAATTTAAATCAAAAAGTAATATGGATTTTAATTGGAGCAACAACTATTATCGCACTTAGTGGAATTTTATTTGCGATTTTTAAATATAAAAATGGTGGTTTTTCTAAAAAGTGGGAAGAAACTTTTGTTTATAGACTTTTATCGCAGCAGTATTACATTCCTAAATTTTATGAAATTGTTTTTATACGTGGTTATGAAAAAATATCACAATTGATGTGGAGTATTGATAAAAAGGTGGTTGATTTTGTGGTGGATGCGATTGCTTATTTGTTAAGTGATAGTGGAGAGAAGTTGCGCGTGATTCAGAGTGGAAATCTATCTAAAATGTTACGCATTATGTTTTTTGGGTTAGTGTTTTTGTTAGCACTTGTATTTGTTTATAGGGAGAACTTATGGATTACATTCTAACGCTGCTTATCTTTTTTCCTTTTTTGGGTGCTTTGCTTGCAGTTGGGATTAAGGAAAACCTAAAAGCTTATGGGGTTATGATTAGTTTTATTGAGTTGCTTTTGGTTTTATTAATGTGGTTTATGTTTGATAGTGA includes:
- a CDS encoding NADH-quinone oxidoreductase subunit G; this encodes MEMIQIKIDNREILCKEGETILNVARANDIFIPAICYLSCCSPTLACKMCMVEADGKRVYACNAKVKEGMEVVVNTPEIEEERIAIMQTYDVNHPLQCGVCDKSGECELQNYTHYVGIREQKYALKDDYKAFNHWGQTVYDPNLCIVCERCVTLCKDKIGKAYIKTIKRDGEMPDKEYKETMPKDAFGVWNKAKKSLIGPSGSGDCQDCGECASVCPVGALGIGHFQYQSNAWELEKIPSTCVYCGNGCPLTYEVKQESISGEKRKIYRVTSDWNFATLCPAGRLAFETNHQEIPYETLKNKDAFNATIVAFKESKTIRFLGNVTNEEALILQTLKQRYNYRLVCDEVFAFQEFLAEFASGSGSLGKATQKEITQSTFVMCFGGAMSYDMPVVTHSINNAMKQNKGATLAYFHTMRDCVASGFVKPANLVEAFYKPQSEEAFALLLASICIPEIPHSLKDQIQKYEKKIFKEIIQSNEKSETAEEIKENKEILSSELVEYCLLEEANCAFKKDNLEFDIEALRKMALSAENPILIVGLDVYRAKNAKNIARILALIEKYSKFKIMLLPPSPNALGISLICELSQEKEGYTIGYNTKGDFRIGTESDNVLIMPYLQEQEGTFVNVDKRVVPLSNAIPYKGYELNDIAKELGLDLEHTIDYTQELPMQKGFRCVEYDSLKYGFLNDGTEIRGYLLNPLIEEKEIKVEEVRLDLLESYNLYARDAMAHFSRETLQSQLLYSKNGLQVSEALAKSLGVESGNLVEVIFDDSKVLAVEVVVDKEMEGGIAALGVCGLEKFEYFPQSRYARAQIKVIK
- the nuoH gene encoding NADH-quinone oxidoreductase subunit NuoH, with the translated sequence MMGFVIETCIKVLLVVLIFFALAGFSTYIERKVLAFFQRRLGPAIVGPFGILQILADGIKLFTKEDIVPSGANSLIFRIAPVITAATAFIAMAPIPFFPEFELFGRVIQPIISDINVGVLFVLGVGAAGLYGPLLGGISANSKYSLLGAARTAIQLLSFEVVSGLSLLAPIMLVGSLSLVDINQYQSNGIANWLIFSQPLAFVLFLFAGYAELNRTPFDLLEHEAEIIAGYATEYAGMRWGMFFIGEYANMITLSFLVSLLFLGGFNPLWFIPGGIAIILKVMFFIFLFMWVRAAFPHIRPDQLMGMCWKVLFPLALLNILITGIVVLGGGL
- the nuoI gene encoding NADH-quinone oxidoreductase subunit NuoI, with translation MSRYVKLVDQNPKLNYTQKFVKFWNRALKGELFVGLWLVLKELLKAQIHTVQYPLEKLPLSPRYRSVHELKRLLESGNERCIGCGLCEKICVSNCIRMETAYGEDKRKKVLEYTINFGRCIYCGLCAEVCPELAIVHGKRYENASEQRASFSLKEDMLTPMDKILSGLDSEYEGVGSVSIDADKKIKATPLKYLEKLEQKDEEKGVENV
- a CDS encoding NADH-quinone oxidoreductase subunit J encodes the protein MFEAIAFYVFSALTLAMFLVVVSTSSILYALSALAAGMIFISGFFFLLGAEFLGVVQIVVYTGAIIVLYAFAIMFFDVQKLQTERVENPRVLFLLTGLSALLLVVVVAVPIVSENLTQLSPQIPINKEIGNVQMIGYMLFTKFLIPFEIAAIMLLVAMIAGIILAGKGMQHSLTLNESEEIQAKDKE
- the nuoK gene encoding NADH-quinone oxidoreductase subunit NuoK; this encodes MITLNHYLIVSVLMFVIGVFGILRRKNLLMLFFSTEILLNAVNIGLVAIGYYLGDLKGQLFAFFILAVAASEVAVGVGLLIAWHKKYHTLDLDSLQTMKG
- the nuoL gene encoding NADH-quinone oxidoreductase subunit L, translating into MEWILYMALFSPLVGAFFGIPFASKSKFLFVGVFATLMLGVSFVASLMLFVYAFQGGVLKVVLMDWIGAGGLYIPFGFLIDSVSATMVLVVTLVSLCVHLYSIGYMKHDESFNRFFVYLSAFVFSMLILVMSDNFAGLFIGWEGVGLCSWLLIGFWYGRDSASFAANEAFIMNRIADLGMLLGIFLIYWVFGTLNYEIVLSNIYEAPYGILVAIGILLFVGAMGKSAQFPLHTWLADAMEGPTPVSALIHAATMVTAGVYLVVRANPLYAMIPEVSFAIASLGAFVAVFAASMALVNKDLKRIIAYSTLSQLGYMFVAAGLGAYWIALFHLATHAFFKSLLFLGAGNVMHAMNDKLDITKMGALYKPLKYTAILMILASIALAGIYPFSGFFSKDKILEAAFGSEAYVLWGMLLVGAFLTAFYSFRLIMLVFFVEKRHEETPHEAYPYMIYAMIPLGILAVFSGLFESNFHHFILKTLPDFDSNLNQKVIWILIGATTIIALSGILFAIFKYKNGGFSKKWEETFVYRLLSQQYYIPKFYEIVFIRGYEKISQLMWSIDKKVVDFVVDAIAYLLSDSGEKLRVIQSGNLSKMLRIMFFGLVFLLALVFVYRENLWITF